A single region of the Plasmodium reichenowi strain SY57 chromosome 9, whole genome shotgun sequence genome encodes:
- a CDS encoding hypothetical protein (conserved Plasmodium protein, unknown function) encodes MDEYDYNYATYDIDNFTNNYEDNLINYNQIDFINDTGEINNYCNEYYSYDDDLVEEENVSEKRIHNNVLRNDNKFENNLINMSNEIKTENSNNDNTLLLKKRKIINDILLNIKKMKKNDTLCIICLQNEKKYTFTCCYEYYCSLECFKKHDQQKCRNQNKNEHKISGNHNINMDDIKNSNHQIYEDTYYYQNEEDMNKKQNHKVIQNTLELDDQNKKNEINNINDMDTTSSNLPNNNLSTSLLNNDNNIPSNNENSESSDDYTDDYDMLTEEQKKKLKEDHTLKILLKNNYVREVFKQFTLSNDKIGYLSHYINDPTIVQVIDQIMKTIDDT; translated from the coding sequence atggacgagtatgattataattatgCTACTTATGATATAGATAACTTtacaaataattatgaagataatttaattaattataatcaGATCGATTTTATAAACGACACCGGagaaattaataattattgcaacgaatattattcatatgaCGACGATTTAGtagaagaagaaaatgtgtcagaaaaaagaattcataataatgttttaagaaatgataataaatttgagaataatttaattaatatgtccaatgaaataaaaacagaaaatagtaataatgataatactttacttttaaaaaaaagaaaaataattaatgatattcttttaaatataaaaaaaatgaagaaaaatgatacactttgtattatatgtttacaAAACGAAAAGAAGTATACATTTACATGTTGCtatgaatattattgttccttagaatgttttaaaaaacatGATCAACAGAAATGTCgaaatcaaaataaaaatgaacataaaatatctggaaatcataatataaatatggatgatataaaaaatagtaatcatcaaatatatgaagatacttattattatcaaaatgaagaagacatgaataaaaaacaaaatcATAAAGTCATTCAAAATACACTTGAATTAGAtgatcaaaataaaaaaaatgaaataaataatattaatgatatGGATACAACCTCTTCAAATCTTCCAAATAATAATCTATCAACATCATTATTAAAcaatgataataatataccaAGTAATAATGAAAACTCGGAATCATCTGATGATTATACAGATGATTATGATATGTTAACagaagaacaaaaaaaaaaattaaaagaagatcatacattaaaaatactattaaaaaataattatgttaGGGAAGTTTTTAAACAATTTACATTATCAAACGATAAAATTGGATATCTATctcattatataaatgacCCTACTATAGTTCAAGTTATTGATCAAATAATGAAGACAATAGATGACAcctaa